The genomic DNA TTTACCTAGGCAGGTCAAATCCGGAGTAATGCCAAACAGTCCTTGAGCAGAGTGCAGGTGAACGCGGAATCCGGTCATGACTTCATCAAAAATAAGCAGGCTGCCGTATTCCGTTGTAATGCGGCGCAGTCCTTCCAAAAATCCAGGCTGCGGCGGTACGACGCCCATATTCCCTGCGACCGGTTCCACAATGACGCCGGCAATTTCTTCGCCGAAGCGTTCGAAGGCCAGTTGAACGGATTCCAGATCATTATACGGAACGGTAATGGTGTTCGCTGCGATGCTCTCCGGCACGCCCGGGCTGTCCGGCAGCCCCAGTGTTGCTACGCCGGAACCCGCTTTGATGAGCAGGCTGTCGGCATGGCCGTGATAGGAGCCCTCAAATTTCATAATTTTGCTGCGTCCCGTGTAACCCCGAGCCAAGCGGATCGCGCTCATCGTCGCCTCCGTGCCGGAGTTGACCATCCGCACGACTTCAATAGACGGCACGCGCTCTGCTACGAGCCTGGCCATCTGTGTCTCAAGCAGTGTAGGCGCGCCAAAGCTGGTGCCCTTGGCAGCCGTCTCCTGCAGCGCCTTAACGACCTCCGGATGGGCATGTCCCATAATAAGCGGGCCCCATGATCCCACATAATCGATATAGCTGTTGCCGTCGATATCGTAAATGTGCGAACCAATACCGTGGTCCATATAAATCGGCGTCAGCCCAACGGACTTGAATGCGCGTACCGGGCTGTTAACTCCGCCCGGCAGCACTTTTTTCGCTTCTTCAAATGCCTGATAGGACCGTTCTTCCCCTTTGCGTCCGATAGTTGTACTCATTGACGTCACGCTCCTTGCTTTGTCATTGATCTATGGTCTGTCCTCGAATTCCGAAGCATAATT from Paenibacillus woosongensis includes the following:
- the hemL gene encoding glutamate-1-semialdehyde 2,1-aminomutase — protein: MSTTIGRKGEERSYQAFEEAKKVLPGGVNSPVRAFKSVGLTPIYMDHGIGSHIYDIDGNSYIDYVGSWGPLIMGHAHPEVVKALQETAAKGTSFGAPTLLETQMARLVAERVPSIEVVRMVNSGTEATMSAIRLARGYTGRSKIMKFEGSYHGHADSLLIKAGSGVATLGLPDSPGVPESIAANTITVPYNDLESVQLAFERFGEEIAGVIVEPVAGNMGVVPPQPGFLEGLRRITTEYGSLLIFDEVMTGFRVHLHSAQGLFGITPDLTCLGKVIGGGLPVGAYGGKREIMEQIAPSGPIYQAGTLSGNPLAMIAGFTTLSLLTPEVYDRLERLSAKLQAGLESNAKEAGIPSVINRVGSMVCPFFTNEQVVNYDTAKSSDLDLFRRYFAALVQEGINIAPSQFEGMFVSGVHTDEDIDATIEAHRKALQKL